Genomic segment of Nitrospirota bacterium:
TGTGCATAACATCCTGTAGCAACAACTTTGGCTCCTGATTTTACAGCCCTTCTGATAAGCTGCCTCGATTGATAATCGCTTTTTGTTGTCACTGTACATGTATTTATAACATAGACATCAGCCCTGTCAGCATAAGGGACTATCTCGTGACCTTTTTCCCTCAGTATTCCTTCTATAGAAGCGCTTTCTGACTGGTTTA
This window contains:
- a CDS encoding tRNA (N(6)-L-threonylcarbamoyladenosine(37)-C(2))-methylthiotransferase MtaB → MRIAIATLGCKVNQSESASIEGILREKGHEIVPYADRADVYVINTCTVTTKSDYQSRQLIRRAVKSGAKVVATGCYAQLRPDELSKIKGISLILGNSQKDRLPEYFNKLFLNNDMPPVVVEAPVGDSTLRV